A window from Pyrococcus kukulkanii encodes these proteins:
- a CDS encoding DUF3213 domain-containing protein, which produces MKKITIKLGKISEEKAKRLQYELSVNDSIYRVFINPYLKEAKIIFDDSRIKVEEILEKLKDFQPNVSGMEEVSLEKVIEESMSWNHKLKA; this is translated from the coding sequence ATGAAAAAAATAACCATAAAGCTGGGCAAGATAAGTGAAGAGAAAGCTAAGAGGCTTCAGTACGAGCTTTCAGTTAATGACTCCATTTATAGGGTGTTCATAAATCCATACCTTAAGGAGGCTAAGATAATCTTCGACGACTCGAGGATAAAGGTTGAGGAGATACTTGAAAAGCTTAAAGACTTCCAGCCGAATGTTAGTGGTATGGAAGAAGTTAGCTTGGAAAAGGTTATAGAGGAAAGCATGAGTTGGAACCATAAGCTCAAAGCTTAG
- the tes gene encoding tetraether lipid synthase Tes: MAENIGEVPSGEKEFETLTKRMREIIEFPEITEEEFEKMLKRASRGYGGSLPHRTYSLCPESRRVVPAVVWEKGGMVWITKKCPEGMITDLYYEDVDIYYRFSKWKFEEKKLFSANVENTGVNCPFDCGLCARHRSHTSLLNIVLTNRCNLNCWYCFFYAREGEPIYEPTLEQIRMMLRNAKKEHPIGANAVQFTGGEPTLRDDLIEIIKIAKEEGYDHVQLNTDGIRLAFEPELVKKIREAGVNTLYLSYDGMTPQTNWKNHWEIPLIFENVRKAGGPGIVLVPTLIRNVNDHEAGAIINFGLNHLDIVRGVNFQPISLVGRVPKKERQRFRITIAGAIKKIEEQTNGVIAREDWYPIPIAGHIARFFEVFTGKKYYMTSHFACGAATYVFLDKEEKKAIPLPRFIDVEGFVEFLLEKADEIEKARFKGLAKLKAIGETVFLKFKQFYDEKNAPKGLDVLGLIKNAFMYGNYDALGKFHLRTLFLGMMHFMDEYNYDVERVERCVIHYAMPDGRIVPFCTFNVIPEIYRDKVQRQFSYSWEEWKKLHPDWDYMKDKYVRTKEFVEKMKKSELYRKTYIDIENYFER, translated from the coding sequence ATGGCTGAAAATATAGGTGAGGTTCCTAGCGGTGAAAAGGAATTTGAGACACTTACTAAGAGAATGCGTGAAATAATTGAGTTTCCAGAGATAACTGAGGAAGAATTTGAAAAAATGCTAAAACGTGCAAGCAGAGGTTATGGTGGTTCTCTACCTCATAGGACGTACTCATTATGTCCAGAGAGTAGGAGAGTTGTTCCCGCCGTTGTATGGGAAAAGGGCGGTATGGTTTGGATAACCAAAAAGTGCCCCGAGGGCATGATAACTGACCTATACTACGAGGATGTTGATATATATTATAGGTTCTCAAAATGGAAGTTTGAAGAGAAGAAGCTGTTTTCAGCGAACGTTGAAAATACAGGTGTTAACTGCCCCTTCGATTGTGGCCTCTGTGCAAGGCATCGCTCCCATACGAGCCTTTTGAACATCGTCTTAACGAACAGATGTAATTTAAACTGCTGGTACTGTTTCTTTTATGCCCGTGAAGGAGAACCAATTTACGAGCCAACATTAGAACAAATTAGAATGATGCTTAGAAATGCAAAGAAGGAGCACCCAATTGGGGCCAATGCCGTTCAGTTCACCGGTGGGGAACCAACCCTTAGGGACGACTTAATCGAGATAATCAAGATAGCAAAGGAGGAAGGCTACGATCACGTTCAGCTGAATACTGATGGAATAAGGCTTGCATTTGAGCCAGAGCTTGTGAAGAAGATTAGGGAGGCTGGCGTGAACACGCTTTACCTTAGCTATGATGGAATGACGCCACAAACCAACTGGAAGAACCACTGGGAGATACCACTAATATTTGAGAACGTGAGGAAGGCAGGAGGGCCCGGAATAGTTCTCGTCCCAACTCTCATAAGGAATGTAAATGACCACGAGGCAGGGGCGATAATTAACTTCGGCCTTAATCATCTTGATATAGTTAGAGGAGTTAACTTCCAGCCAATATCTCTCGTTGGTAGGGTTCCAAAGAAGGAGAGGCAGAGATTTAGGATCACGATTGCGGGGGCAATAAAGAAGATAGAGGAGCAAACCAATGGCGTAATAGCGAGGGAAGATTGGTATCCAATACCAATTGCCGGTCACATAGCTAGGTTCTTTGAGGTATTCACGGGAAAGAAGTACTACATGACGAGCCACTTCGCCTGCGGTGCTGCCACTTATGTGTTCCTAGACAAAGAAGAAAAGAAAGCTATACCCCTTCCAAGGTTCATAGATGTGGAAGGTTTTGTGGAGTTCCTACTTGAGAAGGCTGATGAAATCGAAAAGGCTAGGTTTAAGGGACTTGCAAAGCTTAAGGCAATAGGTGAGACGGTATTCCTAAAATTCAAGCAATTCTATGATGAAAAGAATGCGCCGAAGGGTCTTGACGTCTTAGGGTTAATTAAGAACGCGTTCATGTATGGAAACTATGATGCCCTTGGTAAGTTCCACCTCAGGACACTGTTCCTTGGAATGATGCACTTCATGGACGAATACAACTATGATGTTGAGAGGGTTGAAAGGTGTGTCATCCACTACGCGATGCCCGACGGGAGGATAGTTCCATTCTGTACCTTCAATGTTATCCCGGAGATATACAGAGACAAGGTTCAGAGGCAATTCAGCTATTCCTGGGAAGAGTGGAAGAAGTTGCATCCTGACTGGGATTACATGAAGGACAAGTACGTGAGAACTAAGGAGTTCGTTGAGAAGATGAAGAAGAGCGAGCTCTACAGGAAGACGTACATCGACATCGAAAACTACTTCGAGAGGTGA
- a CDS encoding Na+/H+ antiporter subunit E, protein MAEASRISKYLYTFIVLFIIWLFLTASLDPQELVIGAIFSAIVASLTYDTFTTRGLRNLHPKRVAYFVAYLPYFLWAMIMANLDVAYRVLHPKRPINPGIVECRTELRNNVGRLALANSITLTPGTITLDVDGDKYFIHWIDVKDASVEGASRNITKPFEKFLKVIFE, encoded by the coding sequence ATGGCAGAAGCAAGCCGAATTAGCAAGTACTTGTACACATTCATCGTTTTATTCATAATATGGCTTTTCTTAACGGCAAGCCTTGACCCCCAAGAACTCGTCATTGGGGCGATATTCTCCGCAATTGTGGCATCGCTCACGTACGATACCTTTACAACTAGAGGATTGAGAAATCTTCATCCCAAAAGAGTCGCCTATTTCGTGGCATACCTCCCCTACTTCCTCTGGGCCATGATCATGGCCAATCTCGATGTGGCATACAGGGTTCTTCATCCTAAGAGACCTATAAACCCAGGAATCGTTGAGTGCAGAACGGAACTTAGAAACAATGTTGGGAGGCTGGCCTTGGCAAACTCAATTACTTTAACTCCAGGAACGATAACCTTAGATGTTGATGGGGACAAGTACTTCATACATTGGATAGATGTGAAGGATGCCTCCGTTGAAGGAGCATCAAGGAATATTACGAAGCCTTTTGAAAAGTTTCTGAAGGTGATCTTCGAATGA
- a CDS encoding monovalent cation/H+ antiporter complex subunit F gives MIGINIYLLLIAIATLLSMYRVFRGPTTVDRLVAVDIMTTITVGLMVLFSLYYRRAIFLDVALVYAILSFAGVIAFARYLEGGL, from the coding sequence ATGATAGGAATTAATATCTACCTCCTCCTAATAGCAATAGCAACCCTCCTAAGCATGTACAGAGTATTCAGGGGGCCAACCACAGTAGATAGGCTTGTTGCCGTTGATATAATGACTACGATAACCGTTGGCCTCATGGTACTATTCTCCCTGTACTACAGAAGGGCGATATTCCTCGATGTGGCGTTGGTTTATGCGATCTTATCGTTCGCTGGAGTCATAGCGTTCGCAAGGTACCTGGAGGGGGGACTATGA
- the mnhG gene encoding monovalent cation/H(+) antiporter subunit G has product MSVLAWIGEFLVLFGTIFYFLSTLGLIRMPDVYNRMQTATKSATLGSLGVIVGTGLWAVGEGLSIAWLTKAIVIATFLLLTNPISAHALIRGAYKSGIPLWEGSVVDKYREHLEKKVSNGNVSEE; this is encoded by the coding sequence ATGAGCGTTTTAGCTTGGATTGGAGAGTTCTTAGTGCTGTTCGGAACGATATTCTACTTCCTCTCAACCCTAGGTCTCATCAGGATGCCAGATGTTTACAATAGGATGCAGACAGCTACGAAGAGTGCAACCCTGGGTTCTCTAGGGGTTATAGTGGGAACTGGCCTCTGGGCCGTGGGAGAAGGACTAAGCATTGCGTGGCTTACCAAGGCAATAGTAATTGCAACATTCCTTCTCCTCACGAATCCAATAAGTGCACACGCCCTAATCAGAGGAGCGTACAAGTCAGGAATACCCCTCTGGGAGGGCAGTGTAGTTGATAAGTACAGGGAGCACCTCGAGAAGAAGGTCTCCAATGGGAATGTAAGTGAGGAGTGA
- a CDS encoding DUF4040 domain-containing protein, giving the protein MNCVACIEYVIMGLMIVSAILAVEWRDLLAAVVGMTAVSLFASILFFFLQAPDVAMTEAAIGAALSGAVFIFAIKRTYRYETEEEEKPGWWMRW; this is encoded by the coding sequence ATGAACTGTGTAGCGTGTATTGAATACGTTATAATGGGCCTCATGATTGTCTCCGCAATTCTTGCTGTCGAATGGAGGGACTTACTAGCTGCAGTAGTCGGAATGACTGCCGTGAGTCTATTTGCATCGATATTATTCTTCTTCCTGCAAGCCCCTGACGTCGCCATGACCGAGGCGGCAATAGGAGCGGCCCTTAGCGGAGCGGTGTTCATCTTTGCAATCAAGAGAACGTACAGGTATGAGACAGAGGAAGAGGAGAAACCCGGCTGGTGGATGAGGTGGTGA
- a CDS encoding Na(+)/H(+) antiporter subunit B: MLKRALAIVAILIIGYWLAQGLSQVPFGQDKMLVSKYYLDHVKEQTGAVNAVTAVVVNYRGFDTLGEVTVLFIASTGVGALLWRKKRKRTAKTKGSVVLTTGSKLLFPFIMLFGMYIFIHGHLTPGGGFPGGATIATAFLLMYMAFTIYEIPHKGFEVTEGFAGMGYVLVGLIGLAIGGYFLFDWIWQTWHLGTSNIGRLVSGGFIPVIYTIIGIKVGTELSGIIDNMLKEEVKE, from the coding sequence ATGCTAAAAAGGGCACTTGCGATAGTTGCTATCCTAATCATAGGATACTGGCTTGCCCAAGGCTTATCCCAGGTTCCCTTCGGTCAAGATAAGATGCTTGTTAGTAAATACTACTTAGATCACGTTAAGGAGCAGACTGGAGCGGTAAACGCGGTAACGGCCGTTGTAGTTAACTACAGAGGTTTCGATACCCTGGGTGAGGTCACAGTTTTATTCATAGCTTCCACAGGTGTTGGAGCCCTTCTGTGGAGAAAGAAAAGGAAGAGAACCGCAAAGACTAAGGGATCCGTTGTGCTTACCACTGGCTCGAAGCTACTGTTCCCGTTTATAATGCTGTTTGGGATGTACATATTCATCCACGGTCACCTTACCCCAGGAGGAGGTTTCCCAGGAGGAGCAACGATAGCTACAGCCTTCCTCCTGATGTACATGGCATTCACAATCTACGAGATCCCACACAAAGGCTTCGAGGTCACGGAAGGGTTCGCAGGGATGGGCTACGTTCTCGTTGGCCTTATAGGATTGGCAATTGGTGGTTACTTTCTCTTCGACTGGATATGGCAGACGTGGCACCTTGGAACTAGCAACATAGGAAGGCTGGTCAGTGGAGGCTTCATCCCAGTAATCTACACGATCATTGGAATCAAGGTCGGAACAGAGCTCAGCGGAATTATAGACAACATGCTCAAGGAGGAGGTGAAAGAATGA
- a CDS encoding NADH-quinone oxidoreductase subunit K gives MISAYYFGAIALILIGLYTVLVKKNLLKILVGLSIMETGVNLLLISIGYVSGKSAPILSEGITPSQAVDPIPQALVLTAIVIGVATTAMALSVAIILYEKYGTLNIEEIRRLRG, from the coding sequence ATGATCTCAGCCTATTACTTCGGGGCAATCGCTCTAATCCTCATAGGCCTCTACACTGTCCTAGTAAAGAAGAACCTCCTAAAGATACTCGTTGGGCTCAGCATAATGGAGACCGGTGTAAACTTGCTCCTGATAAGTATAGGATATGTATCTGGAAAGTCAGCTCCAATTCTTAGCGAAGGCATAACTCCTTCTCAAGCCGTAGATCCAATTCCACAGGCTCTAGTTCTTACCGCGATAGTTATAGGAGTTGCCACAACTGCAATGGCACTTAGCGTTGCTATAATCCTGTATGAGAAGTATGGAACCCTAAACATAGAAGAGATAAGGAGGTTGAGAGGATGA
- a CDS encoding proton-conducting transporter transmembrane domain-containing protein — MNQVASLLIALPLISAFFVPVLKQINKSLIKPYLVLITLIQTGIAGWVFKEVYTTGKPIIIYAGGWRPPIGINLYIGHFAALFVLIIAVVSFIMAIFSLKAVTTEPIDKYAMLFLLLMLGATGMIATGDIFNLFVFMEITAITAYALTAYNKTGEAAEASMKYIVLGGIGSSFFLVGVALLYGATGTLNMAQLAELANSINPIVAQVGLALIMFGLAVEAELFPLNAWAPDAYQAAPHPVTAMFSAFVVKAGIYALARLLYLLQKASGWSSLLRLLVIMATLTVVFAELSALRQKDVKRMIAYSSIGQVGLIALAFSLGTQAGVDAGVFHMVNHAIVKTLLFLAIGYVGIAMGGTTMENFEGLGKKMPLTALAITVAGAATVGVPLFNVFWSKLRIILATLQAGFFWAAVLVLFASVVEAVYYFRLIHRMWFMGGGIRIKEGVIAGILVILAAIIILIGVDPAPVWNIVVKAGSDIFNVANYVKNVPLVGVGS; from the coding sequence ATGAATCAGGTTGCATCCCTGTTAATAGCCCTTCCTCTCATCAGCGCATTCTTCGTTCCCGTGCTAAAACAGATAAACAAGTCACTGATAAAACCATACCTCGTCCTCATCACGTTAATCCAGACGGGAATAGCCGGATGGGTATTCAAAGAGGTGTACACAACTGGCAAGCCTATAATAATCTACGCCGGTGGCTGGAGGCCCCCAATAGGAATTAACCTCTACATAGGGCACTTTGCAGCGCTGTTCGTCCTGATAATAGCGGTCGTTAGCTTCATCATGGCCATCTTCAGCCTTAAAGCTGTAACAACTGAGCCAATAGACAAATATGCAATGCTCTTCCTCCTACTGATGCTTGGAGCTACCGGAATGATTGCCACGGGAGATATATTCAACCTATTCGTCTTCATGGAGATAACCGCGATCACAGCCTATGCCTTAACTGCATATAACAAGACCGGGGAGGCGGCAGAGGCCTCAATGAAGTACATAGTTTTGGGAGGAATAGGATCAAGCTTCTTCCTCGTAGGTGTTGCCCTCCTCTACGGGGCCACTGGAACGCTCAACATGGCCCAGCTGGCTGAGCTTGCAAACTCAATAAATCCAATAGTGGCCCAAGTGGGGCTAGCCCTCATAATGTTCGGGCTCGCGGTTGAAGCTGAACTGTTTCCCCTAAACGCTTGGGCACCTGATGCCTACCAAGCAGCCCCACATCCAGTAACGGCAATGTTCTCCGCCTTCGTTGTTAAGGCCGGAATATACGCCCTGGCAAGGCTACTCTACCTCCTACAAAAGGCCAGCGGCTGGAGCTCACTTCTTAGACTGCTCGTAATAATGGCAACTCTAACGGTCGTATTCGCCGAGCTTTCAGCATTAAGGCAGAAAGATGTCAAAAGGATGATAGCGTACTCGAGTATAGGTCAAGTAGGTCTAATAGCCTTAGCGTTCTCCCTGGGAACACAAGCTGGAGTCGATGCTGGGGTCTTCCACATGGTTAACCATGCAATAGTGAAAACCCTGCTCTTCCTCGCCATAGGGTACGTTGGAATTGCAATGGGCGGAACAACCATGGAGAACTTCGAGGGGCTGGGCAAGAAGATGCCGCTTACAGCACTAGCCATAACCGTAGCAGGGGCTGCAACGGTTGGAGTCCCCCTCTTCAACGTGTTCTGGAGCAAGCTTAGAATTATTCTAGCAACACTCCAAGCGGGGTTCTTTTGGGCCGCAGTGCTAGTGCTATTCGCGAGTGTAGTTGAGGCTGTCTATTACTTCAGGCTCATCCACAGGATGTGGTTCATGGGTGGAGGAATTAGGATCAAAGAAGGAGTCATAGCTGGTATTCTAGTCATATTAGCAGCAATTATAATCCTCATAGGTGTTGATCCAGCACCCGTGTGGAATATTGTCGTTAAGGCGGGAAGCGACATATTCAACGTGGCCAACTACGTTAAGAACGTTCCTCTCGTGGGGGTGGGATCATGA
- a CDS encoding proton-conducting transporter transmembrane domain-containing protein, with translation MNELPIIVISPLVAGFLAWLLRIRGVREIIGVAGSLIPLALLIKLYPSLGERLEFTINIAGFKLGLMLSHLTWVFSMIAAVVGFTAILGMISTARDNWEWLFALMSLTGVLGVFMAYDLITFFIAWEIMTFASFMMVLKYNRHASLKYFILSIVGAYAMLIAIGLIYAKTGTLTFPEVSVAFTQDAMTKMMGGPGLFTKTETMLIYGLFLLAFGVKAGMFPLHVWAPDAYSETNQSYTAMFSGVLSKAGVYGFILLYILMYGKLIVEFGHFRSAPTFGYIIAFLGGLTIIVGGILAALQEDIRKLFAYSSISQIGYILVGLGVGTALSIEAAIYHAISHALFKGLFFLIVATLIYRTGKTEFKDFGGLAEKMPYTFAMAFIAILSLAGIPPLVGFASKWLIFEAVIHENLPILGGMIFFGSAIGFVYLIRFTYAVWFGQRPSDLEGTKDAPLPLAIAMGILGALNVVFGVAPGIVAQELNKIFDKPVIAGNIWELDLGFGRYNGLLLTIWMVIGVLIAAIVYFLGANVRRVPITDTYQSGNPITMEYNLTIRRNFFLPLREVMAFWLKISFDRLYHDIWKSIEDFAETARNYVYNGNVQAYAWYLAIILVILAAMGV, from the coding sequence ATGAACGAGTTGCCAATCATCGTAATTTCCCCTCTAGTTGCAGGATTCCTAGCTTGGCTTCTAAGGATTAGGGGAGTAAGGGAGATCATTGGAGTTGCAGGCTCACTGATTCCCTTAGCCTTACTAATCAAGCTGTACCCCTCACTTGGGGAGAGGCTTGAGTTCACAATAAACATTGCAGGGTTTAAGCTTGGTCTAATGCTCTCCCACTTAACATGGGTATTTTCAATGATAGCTGCCGTTGTTGGCTTCACCGCTATCCTGGGGATGATATCAACTGCGAGGGACAACTGGGAGTGGCTCTTTGCTCTGATGAGCCTTACTGGAGTTCTTGGGGTATTCATGGCTTACGATCTAATAACGTTCTTCATAGCTTGGGAGATCATGACGTTTGCGAGTTTCATGATGGTTTTAAAATATAACAGGCATGCTTCACTGAAGTACTTCATCCTCAGCATAGTCGGGGCTTATGCAATGCTAATTGCGATAGGCCTCATATACGCCAAGACCGGAACGCTAACATTCCCGGAAGTTTCAGTAGCATTCACCCAAGATGCCATGACGAAGATGATGGGAGGCCCCGGACTATTCACGAAGACCGAGACAATGCTAATCTACGGCCTATTCCTCCTGGCCTTTGGTGTTAAAGCGGGAATGTTCCCACTTCACGTCTGGGCACCGGATGCTTACAGCGAAACCAATCAGAGCTATACTGCTATGTTCAGCGGAGTTTTGAGCAAAGCTGGTGTTTACGGGTTCATACTCCTCTACATCCTCATGTACGGGAAGCTCATAGTTGAGTTTGGCCACTTCAGGAGCGCGCCAACGTTTGGTTATATAATAGCGTTCCTGGGTGGTCTAACCATCATCGTAGGAGGAATTCTAGCGGCACTACAGGAGGACATAAGAAAGCTCTTTGCCTACTCAAGTATAAGCCAGATAGGATACATTCTAGTTGGCTTAGGTGTTGGAACCGCTCTAAGTATTGAGGCTGCAATATACCACGCGATAAGCCATGCTCTCTTCAAGGGATTGTTCTTCCTGATAGTGGCAACCCTAATCTACAGAACCGGAAAGACGGAATTCAAGGACTTTGGTGGACTAGCGGAGAAGATGCCTTATACCTTTGCCATGGCGTTCATAGCAATCCTCAGCCTAGCCGGAATTCCACCACTGGTAGGATTCGCAAGCAAATGGCTTATATTTGAAGCCGTAATTCATGAAAATCTCCCAATACTCGGTGGAATGATATTCTTTGGTAGTGCAATAGGTTTCGTCTACCTGATTAGGTTCACCTACGCAGTGTGGTTCGGCCAGAGACCAAGCGACCTTGAAGGTACAAAGGACGCACCCCTTCCACTAGCAATCGCTATGGGGATTCTTGGAGCTCTCAATGTAGTATTCGGAGTAGCCCCGGGAATAGTGGCTCAAGAACTCAACAAGATATTTGACAAACCAGTAATCGCCGGCAACATATGGGAGCTTGACCTTGGCTTCGGTAGGTACAACGGATTACTGCTAACGATATGGATGGTCATTGGAGTGCTCATTGCTGCAATAGTCTACTTCCTGGGTGCTAATGTTAGAAGGGTTCCGATTACCGACACGTACCAGTCAGGTAACCCGATAACGATGGAGTACAATCTCACGATAAGGAGGAACTTCTTCCTCCCGCTTAGGGAAGTGATGGCATTTTGGCTGAAAATAAGCTTTGACAGGCTTTATCATGATATTTGGAAGAGCATTGAGGACTTCGCCGAGACTGCAAGGAATTATGTTTACAATGGAAATGTTCAGGCTTATGCATGGTACCTCGCTATAATATTGGTAATACTCGCCGCGATGGGGGTGTGA
- a CDS encoding respiratory chain complex I subunit 1 family protein — translation MLGVFLKALLIILYATLVGFMFMGIIRKVTARIQRRIGPPIYQPIIDTIKFLSKKENITHGVIYDFGIIFALGATILALMFIPLGGVSILRAYGDLILITFLLEIPMLGIMFAAMSSGNPYAGIGAQRALLTMLAIQVPLGFAIVALAEYYGTFSTYEIVMAQQAHGWSIFHLPLLLAAIAYDIVLQAMFGKEPFDIMTAPGEISLGPMVEFGGKHMGILQIQHAIGLFAETLFFSNIFLGGAVVTTFANSILNTLATLGILLIKQLAVLLLAIFISTIFPRFTIDQAARFYWKWPTIIAALGAILASL, via the coding sequence ATGCTAGGGGTATTTCTTAAGGCCCTCCTAATAATTTTATACGCAACCCTTGTAGGATTCATGTTCATGGGGATAATTAGAAAGGTCACCGCAAGGATACAGAGGAGAATTGGACCTCCGATATATCAGCCTATAATTGACACCATTAAGTTCTTGAGCAAGAAGGAGAACATTACACATGGCGTCATTTACGACTTCGGAATCATCTTCGCACTAGGAGCTACGATACTCGCACTTATGTTTATTCCCCTTGGCGGAGTTAGCATACTCAGAGCCTATGGTGATTTGATCTTAATCACGTTCCTCCTCGAGATACCGATGCTCGGAATAATGTTTGCGGCAATGAGTTCAGGAAATCCATACGCAGGAATTGGCGCTCAGAGAGCTTTATTAACAATGCTTGCAATTCAGGTCCCCCTAGGATTTGCAATAGTTGCATTGGCTGAGTACTATGGAACATTCAGCACGTACGAGATTGTAATGGCTCAGCAAGCCCATGGGTGGAGCATATTTCACTTACCATTACTGCTCGCTGCCATAGCCTATGACATAGTCCTCCAAGCTATGTTTGGAAAAGAACCTTTTGATATTATGACAGCCCCAGGTGAAATATCCTTGGGCCCAATGGTCGAGTTCGGAGGAAAGCACATGGGTATCCTCCAGATACAGCACGCCATTGGCTTATTTGCAGAAACACTGTTCTTCTCGAACATATTCCTCGGAGGAGCCGTGGTAACGACATTCGCCAATTCAATACTCAACACGCTCGCAACGCTAGGCATTCTACTAATTAAGCAACTTGCAGTCCTCCTGCTAGCGATATTCATAAGCACGATATTCCCCAGGTTCACCATCGATCAGGCCGCGAGGTTCTACTGGAAGTGGCCAACGATAATTGCAGCTTTGGGTGCAATACTAGCGAGCTTATGA
- a CDS encoding NuoB/complex I 20 kDa subunit family protein: protein MVDWRLFEPLFNWARKKSLWIVSFCTGCGGIEMPPLMTSRYDIERFGMLADPSPRQYDLFLITGYVTPKTLKRIIITYEMAPDPKWVLAHGSCPLNGGVYWDSYNAIKHLDKYIPVDVFIAGCMPRPEAVLDGIHKLMEMIESGEADGWKRYRENYEWYRKNQDELLGEGWREKEARKWIPWLIDKKKEVKE from the coding sequence ATGGTAGACTGGAGGTTGTTTGAGCCACTGTTCAACTGGGCGAGAAAGAAGAGTCTTTGGATTGTGTCCTTCTGTACAGGATGCGGTGGAATAGAGATGCCTCCGCTTATGACGTCAAGGTACGACATTGAGAGGTTCGGAATGTTGGCGGACCCAAGCCCAAGGCAGTACGACCTATTCCTTATAACAGGTTACGTGACCCCAAAGACTCTCAAAAGGATAATAATCACATATGAGATGGCGCCAGATCCCAAGTGGGTCTTAGCTCATGGTTCCTGCCCATTAAATGGTGGAGTGTACTGGGATTCTTACAACGCGATAAAGCATCTTGACAAGTATATCCCAGTTGATGTTTTTATAGCTGGATGCATGCCTAGGCCAGAAGCAGTTCTCGATGGGATACACAAGCTGATGGAGATGATAGAGAGTGGAGAAGCTGATGGATGGAAGAGGTACAGGGAGAACTACGAATGGTACAGGAAGAATCAAGATGAACTCTTGGGTGAAGGATGGAGGGAGAAAGAGGCGAGGAAGTGGATACCATGGCTCATTGACAAGAAAAAGGAGGTCAAAGAATGA
- a CDS encoding NADH-quinone oxidoreductase subunit C: MTWEVGEEIVKKILEKAPYAEGRVRRERRLEFKIPAERIRDFLMLMKENNFPLMLQISAVDWVKDGEIELVYHLMNVELRTHAMVKVRIPRDLDKAKMPTVRDIYPAAETYERDVHDFFGVYFEGNEKMEMPWILDDPERGLYPHRKDFDMLGYVKKKYKILDRFDENKDKYVI, translated from the coding sequence ATGACTTGGGAAGTCGGGGAAGAGATCGTGAAGAAAATCCTAGAGAAAGCACCGTACGCAGAGGGCAGGGTTAGAAGAGAGAGGAGGCTTGAGTTCAAGATCCCAGCCGAGAGGATACGGGACTTCCTGATGCTCATGAAGGAGAACAACTTTCCACTAATGTTGCAGATATCGGCAGTGGATTGGGTCAAGGATGGAGAGATAGAGCTTGTGTATCACTTAATGAACGTTGAACTCAGAACTCATGCAATGGTTAAAGTTAGAATTCCCAGGGATCTTGACAAGGCAAAAATGCCAACGGTTAGGGACATTTATCCGGCAGCGGAAACCTACGAGAGAGATGTCCATGATTTCTTCGGCGTTTACTTTGAAGGTAACGAGAAGATGGAGATGCCATGGATTCTTGATGATCCGGAGAGAGGACTATACCCCCACAGAAAGGACTTTGACATGCTTGGTTACGTGAAGAAGAAGTATAAGATCCTGGATAGATTTGACGAAAATAAAGACAAGTACGTCATCTGA